One window from the genome of Actinoplanes teichomyceticus ATCC 31121 encodes:
- a CDS encoding IclR family transcriptional regulator translates to MAKSVTSRALALLGAFDAEHRGLRLSDLARRSGTPLATAHRLVAELTRWGALAREPNGEYVIGRRIWQLGLLAPVQSELRTAAAPFLHDLYAATLATVHLAVRDDLEVLYIDRLSGHDSVPVISKVGSRLPLHPTGVGKVLLAYAPEDVRTRALGRLTRVTAYTVTQPARLLEQLRRVRAEGYATTGEEMSLGACSVAVPVRNGDDVVAALGMVVPDLRRQLPRMVSALRVAAHGIGRTLASAQWKRGLAPR, encoded by the coding sequence ATGGCCAAGAGCGTCACCTCGCGTGCGCTGGCCCTGCTCGGGGCGTTCGACGCCGAGCATCGCGGCCTGCGGCTCAGCGACCTGGCCCGGCGCTCCGGCACCCCGCTGGCCACGGCCCACCGGCTGGTCGCCGAGCTTACGCGGTGGGGCGCCCTGGCCCGGGAGCCGAACGGCGAGTACGTGATCGGCCGCCGGATCTGGCAGCTGGGCCTGCTCGCCCCGGTGCAGAGCGAGCTGCGCACCGCGGCCGCCCCGTTCCTGCACGACCTGTACGCCGCCACCCTGGCCACCGTGCATCTGGCGGTCCGTGACGATCTGGAGGTGCTGTACATCGACCGGCTGTCCGGGCACGACTCGGTGCCGGTGATCAGCAAGGTCGGGTCGCGGCTGCCGTTGCACCCCACCGGGGTCGGGAAGGTGCTGCTGGCGTACGCGCCGGAGGACGTGCGCACCCGGGCACTGGGCCGGCTGACCCGGGTGACCGCGTACACCGTCACGCAGCCGGCGCGGCTGCTGGAGCAGCTGCGCCGGGTACGGGCCGAGGGGTACGCGACGACCGGCGAGGAGATGAGCCTGGGCGCGTGCTCGGTGGCCGTGCCGGTACGCAACGGCGACGACGTGGTGGCGGCGCTCGGGATGGTCGTACCGGATCTGCGCCGCCAACTGCCCCGGATGGTGAGCGCGCTGCGGGTCGCGGCGCACGGGATCGGCCGGACGCTGGCTTCCGCCCAGTGGAAACGAGGCCTTGCCCCGCGGTAG
- the pcaH gene encoding protocatechuate 3,4-dioxygenase subunit beta yields MNQSSQADIDGEIAAAAGQPGGPQPRIDYPPYRSSGLRHPEQPAHLVDPESVELSAPCFGHRDVAVDEADLTIQHAGTPLGERIVVTGRVLDGDGRPVANQLVEVWQANAAGRYRHQRDQHPAPHDPNFTGAGRCLTAPDGTYRFQTIKPGPYPWRNHLNAWRPAHIHFSLFGTDFTQRLVTQMYFPGDPLLRYDPIHQSITDPKSRELLIARYDHDLTTPEWNTGYRWDIVLTGSHRTPLDTEEEHA; encoded by the coding sequence GTGAACCAGTCGTCACAAGCTGACATCGATGGGGAAATCGCCGCGGCGGCGGGGCAGCCGGGCGGCCCGCAGCCGAGGATCGACTATCCGCCGTACCGCAGCAGCGGCCTGCGCCACCCCGAGCAGCCCGCGCACCTGGTCGACCCGGAGTCGGTCGAGCTGTCGGCCCCGTGCTTCGGCCACCGCGACGTCGCGGTCGACGAGGCGGACCTGACCATCCAGCACGCCGGCACCCCGCTCGGCGAGCGGATCGTGGTCACCGGCCGGGTGCTCGACGGCGACGGGCGGCCGGTGGCGAACCAGCTCGTCGAGGTGTGGCAGGCCAACGCCGCCGGCCGCTACCGCCACCAGCGCGATCAGCATCCGGCCCCGCACGACCCGAACTTCACCGGGGCCGGGCGCTGTCTGACCGCCCCGGACGGGACGTACCGGTTCCAGACGATCAAGCCGGGGCCGTACCCGTGGCGCAACCACCTGAACGCCTGGCGGCCCGCGCACATCCACTTCTCGCTCTTCGGCACCGACTTCACCCAGCGCCTGGTCACCCAGATGTACTTTCCCGGCGACCCGCTGCTGCGGTACGACCCGATCCACCAGTCGATCACCGACCCGAAGTCGCGGGAACTGCTGATCGCCCGGTACGACCACGACCTGACCACCCCGGAGTGGAACACCGGATACCGTTGGGACATCGTGCTCACCGGCAGCCACCGCACCCCGCTCGACACCGAGGAAGAGCACGCATGA
- the pcaG gene encoding protocatechuate 3,4-dioxygenase subunit alpha, with amino-acid sequence MSAAVPGQTVGPFFHLGLQYPAMNELVPPAHPRAVRLHGRVTDGSGGPVPDAVIEIWQADGQGHIVRQPGSLRRDGWTFTGWGRAATDPDGHYQFATLEPGPTQPGRPAFFAVTVFARGLLDRLFTRAYLPDDADALAADPLLSALDPARRATLITERVDRGLVFDIHLQGAAETVFLTYPRLRDSWA; translated from the coding sequence ATGAGCGCCGCGGTTCCCGGCCAGACCGTCGGCCCGTTCTTCCACCTGGGCCTGCAGTACCCGGCGATGAACGAGCTCGTCCCGCCGGCCCACCCGCGCGCGGTGCGGCTGCACGGCCGGGTCACCGACGGCTCCGGCGGCCCGGTGCCGGACGCGGTGATCGAGATCTGGCAGGCCGACGGGCAGGGCCACATCGTGCGGCAGCCCGGCTCGCTGCGCCGCGACGGCTGGACGTTCACCGGCTGGGGGCGCGCCGCCACCGACCCGGACGGCCACTACCAGTTCGCCACGCTGGAGCCGGGTCCCACGCAGCCGGGCAGGCCGGCCTTCTTCGCGGTCACCGTCTTCGCCCGAGGACTGCTCGACCGGCTCTTCACCCGCGCCTACCTGCCGGACGACGCCGACGCGCTGGCCGCCGACCCGCTGCTGTCCGCGCTGGACCCGGCCCGCCGGGCCACCCTGATCACCGAACGGGTCGACCGGGGCCTGGTCTTCGACATCCACCTGCAGGGCGCCGCCGAGACGGTCTTCCTCACGTATCCGCGGCTGCGGGACTCCTGGGCGTGA
- a CDS encoding lyase family protein, which produces MSDLLWPGDHRAGDLFTDAAVVAAMVRVEHAWLAALAGRGLADIAVPGDLATLVTPEDLPALAVGAESGGNPLIPLLRLLRARLRERDPAAAGWLHKGLTSQDVIDTAIVLCLRDAVARIRADLGSQIGALSRLADAHRETRMAGRTLTQHAIPITFGLKAAGWLTGVLDARDQLATAAGMPIQIGGAAGSLAAPTALTGDPARARELVDAAAQDLGLPVREPWHTSRAPLTRVADAFVTCTDAWGRIANDVLVGSRPEVHELIEGAAAGRGGSSAMPNKRNPVHAVLIKRAALAGPPLAALLHAGAAAAVDERPDGGWHVEWATLRTLARRTVVAGAQTADLLAGLRVDTGRMLATLHRARPGIDAEQRSITPQAPPEQPYLGASDEIIDAVLTRAAKPG; this is translated from the coding sequence GTGAGCGACCTGCTGTGGCCCGGCGACCACCGAGCCGGCGACCTGTTCACCGACGCGGCCGTGGTGGCGGCCATGGTCCGCGTCGAGCACGCCTGGCTGGCCGCGCTGGCCGGCCGGGGCCTGGCCGACATCGCCGTCCCCGGCGACCTGGCCACCCTGGTCACCCCGGAGGACCTGCCCGCCCTGGCGGTCGGCGCGGAATCCGGCGGCAACCCGCTGATCCCGCTGCTGCGATTGCTGCGCGCCCGGCTGCGCGAACGGGACCCGGCCGCCGCCGGCTGGCTGCACAAGGGACTGACCAGCCAGGACGTCATCGACACCGCGATCGTGCTGTGCCTGCGCGACGCGGTGGCGCGCATCCGAGCCGACCTGGGCTCCCAGATCGGCGCGCTCAGCCGGCTCGCCGACGCGCACCGAGAGACCCGGATGGCCGGCCGGACGCTCACCCAGCACGCCATCCCGATCACCTTCGGCCTCAAGGCGGCCGGCTGGCTGACCGGCGTGCTGGACGCCCGGGACCAGCTGGCCACGGCCGCCGGCATGCCCATCCAGATCGGTGGCGCGGCCGGCAGCCTGGCCGCGCCGACCGCCCTCACCGGCGACCCGGCTCGGGCCCGCGAGCTGGTCGACGCCGCGGCGCAGGACCTGGGCCTGCCGGTCCGCGAGCCGTGGCACACCAGCCGCGCCCCGCTGACCCGGGTCGCCGACGCGTTCGTGACCTGCACCGACGCCTGGGGTCGGATCGCCAACGACGTGCTGGTCGGCTCCCGCCCGGAGGTGCACGAGCTGATCGAGGGCGCCGCCGCGGGCCGGGGCGGCTCGTCGGCGATGCCGAACAAGCGGAATCCGGTGCACGCCGTACTGATCAAGCGGGCCGCGCTGGCCGGCCCGCCGCTCGCCGCCCTGCTGCACGCCGGTGCGGCCGCCGCGGTCGACGAACGCCCGGACGGCGGCTGGCACGTCGAGTGGGCCACCCTGCGCACCCTGGCCCGGCGCACCGTGGTGGCCGGCGCGCAGACCGCGGACCTGCTCGCCGGGCTCCGGGTGGACACCGGGAGGATGCTGGCCACGCTGCACCGGGCGCGCCCGGGCATCGACGCCGAGCAGCGGTCGATCACCCCGCAAGCCCCGCCGGAGCAGCCCTACCTCGGCGCGAGCGATGAGATCATCGACGCGGTGCTGACCCGCGCCGCGAAACCGGGGTGA
- a CDS encoding 4-hydroxybenzoate 3-monooxygenase, with the protein MRTQVAIIGAGPAGLLLSHLLAQGGVDSVVLETRSEQYVAARIRAGILEHSSVEVLRSAGLDTRLRAEGDEHRGIYLQWPHERHHLDFVGLTGRSVWVYGQTEVQKDLVAARKAVGQEIHYEVSGTALHDVSSDRPHVTFTDRDGAARRLDAEVIAGCDGSFGPSRAAAPAARTYERVYPYSWLGILADVAPSTDELIYAWHPHGFALHSMRSATVSRLYLQVPTGTDPATWSDERIWDELAVRLGHGQDGWRLTPGPITERSVLPMRSHVRTPMRHGSLFLAGDAAHIVPPTGAKGLNLAIADVALLSRALIARLRDGDPGPAEAYSDTAQRRVWRCTHFSWWMTTMLHTSGEEFDAELQLAQLRWVTSSRAGATGLAENYAGLPIGLDAPR; encoded by the coding sequence ATGCGCACCCAGGTCGCCATCATCGGCGCGGGCCCGGCCGGCCTGCTCCTGTCCCACCTGCTCGCCCAGGGCGGCGTCGACTCCGTGGTCCTGGAGACCCGCTCGGAGCAGTACGTGGCCGCCCGGATCCGGGCCGGCATCCTGGAACACTCCAGCGTCGAGGTGCTCCGGTCGGCCGGGCTGGACACCCGGCTACGGGCCGAGGGCGACGAGCACCGCGGCATCTACCTGCAGTGGCCGCACGAACGGCACCATCTCGACTTCGTCGGCCTGACCGGCCGCAGCGTGTGGGTCTACGGCCAGACCGAGGTGCAGAAAGACCTGGTCGCGGCCCGGAAGGCGGTCGGGCAGGAGATCCACTACGAGGTGTCGGGGACCGCGCTGCACGACGTCTCGTCGGACCGCCCGCACGTGACGTTCACCGACCGCGACGGCGCGGCGCGGCGGCTGGACGCGGAGGTGATCGCCGGCTGCGACGGGTCGTTCGGGCCGTCGCGGGCCGCGGCGCCGGCGGCGCGGACGTACGAGAGGGTGTACCCGTACTCGTGGCTGGGCATCCTGGCCGACGTCGCGCCGTCCACCGACGAGCTGATCTACGCCTGGCATCCGCACGGGTTCGCCCTGCACTCGATGCGGTCGGCCACCGTCAGCCGGCTCTACCTGCAGGTGCCCACCGGCACCGACCCGGCCACCTGGTCCGACGAGCGGATCTGGGACGAGCTCGCCGTCCGGCTCGGGCACGGGCAGGACGGCTGGCGGCTCACCCCGGGACCGATCACCGAGCGGAGCGTGCTGCCGATGCGCAGCCACGTGCGGACCCCGATGCGGCACGGGTCGCTGTTCTTGGCCGGGGACGCGGCGCACATCGTCCCGCCGACCGGCGCGAAAGGGCTGAACCTGGCGATCGCCGATGTCGCGCTGCTGAGCCGGGCGCTGATCGCGCGGCTGCGCGACGGCGATCCCGGGCCGGCCGAGGCGTACTCGGACACGGCGCAGCGGCGGGTCTGGCGCTGCACGCACTTCTCCTGGTGGATGACCACGATGCTGCACACCTCGGGCGAGGAGTTCGACGCCGAGCTGCAGCTGGCCCAGCTGCGCTGGGTGACGTCCAGCCGGGCCGGGGCGACCGGCCTCGCCGAGAACTACGCCGGGCTGCCGATCGGCCTGGACGCGCCGCGCTGA